The stretch of DNA acccctcgcacctctctgattcagaggggttgggttaaagtaacccctcgcacctctctgattcagaggggttgggttaaagcaacccctcgcacctctctgattcagagacccctcgcacctctctgattcagaggggttgggttaaagcaacccctcgcacctctctgattcagaggggttgggttaaagtaacccctcgcacctctctgattcagaggggttgggttaaagtaacccctcgcacctctctgattcagaggggttgggttaaatgaggggagacacattttggttgaatgtaGTCAGTTGTGCACCTGACTAAGTATCCTTTTCCTTCACTTTCCTTGCAATTATATTTTATATGATAATAATTGCAATGATACTAAATTCCATGTGTCCTACTTCTTGACAGCATCCAGTTGATCTGAGGTGTAGGATTTGGCTGTCTGTGAGGCCTTCTCTCCTTGGTCTTCCTCCCCAGGTCTTCGCTGCCTTGGCCCAGTGCCATCACTGGTTCCTGACTGGTTGTCATGACCAGGGGTGAAACCATTTTTTGCAATCAAGTCCAGCAGTGCTGGAAATACAGATAGAGAGAAACATTTAGAGGAACATTAGAGTATCGTAGTTTCCCCCCAGAAACGTCTCCACTGAGCAGGCCCATTGGGGCAAATCTCTGATGACATCTCCCTCTTGTACAGTCAGAAGCACACGGAGTGAGTTATTCGAAGTAAACAGCGTTAAAGACCGCTAGCTATGCAGCTACACCGTTTGTATAATAACTAGCAACATGAGATTGGGTGCAACTGAATGTACTGACTACATAACTAGCGTTAGGTAGCTCGCTAATATAACCAGCAGAATTAAACGGACTTGTGtatactataacagtgacaaTGCAAAATCCAGACAGATTATATGTTTTATATGAAAACTCGGCGATAATTAGCTAGCTGTAGCAGTGAGATGGGTAACGTATTTGTGTAACTATAGAGGGCCCTCAATTTCCCAAGAAAAAATATAGCCTGGATGCTAGCTGGCATTCATGTCGCTTCTCTTACCTCTCGCCTTATCCGTCGGAAAAAGTTTCTGTGCCTTTTCTAGAAATCTAACAGCCTTCTCTGCTTGATTATTTGTTAATGCAGCACTTGCAATGTCAATGCAACGCTCTGCTTCGTCCCTGTTTACTTCCATTGCGGGACGCAGCTTgaggtaaataaaaaaataatgctATAATAGCCGTTGTAGGGCGCTTTCTAATGACGCCACGCAGTAAGTAGGGACGAGGTGGTGGGGTCACGGTCGCTGGTATTGCCTACTAGATGGAGCCAaactttccataacaaagccatcacctacagagagatgaacctggagaagcaggctggtcctggggctctgttgacaaacacaaacagagccccagaacagcaacacaattagacccaaccaaatcataagataacaaaaatataattacttgacacattggaaagaattaacataaaaacagagcaaactagaatgctatttggccctaaacagagagtacacagtccACAGAATACCTAGACATATGACTGATAAATTAGAAgacttgactatgtacagactcgaTGAGCATAACCTTGCTGTGAAAAGGCCATGTAAGCAGACATAATCaagaaaatgaggtggaaactgagctgcacttcgggCTCTTCACAAATAGcaaccatattttttattttatttcttttacctttatttaactaggcaagtcacatatttccccagattacagacccacaaagaatttgaaaactcccatatctattgggtgaaataccagtgtgccatcacagcagcaagaaaagggcaaccagtgaagaacaaacaccattgtaaatacaacccatatttattttttattcattttccctTTGTATTCGTTGCAACACTGTAtgtagacataatatgacatttgaaatgtctctatttcCTTTGGTACTTTTgcgagtgtaatgtttactgttcattttatatGATTTTATTTAACTTGCTTTGACAATAAAGCTCTTTGAATTGAATTTCTATGGGGCCCCATGGATTGAGCCAGATGATGTTTTTAAGTGGAATCAAATCCTCATTGAAGTACAGCCACGTACCGTTTTATCGCAGTTCCAGCAAAATGCTTATGTATCTAGTtcaaacagtgcagtaatatctagcaatacAAAATAACAATACGCACATAATCCAAAGGTTAAaagaataaataataataataaagagcAAGATATTAAGACGTCAGAATGAGCCAGAGGTGGCACTACGTGTTCAAAAGTGGTGTGGAAAAAAATTAGTACGTGTCTTTTCTCAGGCCTGGGTTTTCCTGATCTAAGGATCGGTCACTCTGCTGTCTccagtccacgatcatctccttccttttgctgacgttgaggagAGATAAGCAAACTGGACCTGTATATTTGTCTATGGATTTCAACAGAATCCTTATTATTACCTTAATAATAATACGGGTTGCAGGTTTGAATCCCGGGTCCGATGAGAATTGTCTTGTTGGGATAGAGCTAACAGAGGCGTGTTATGAAATCCTAGATACCGTGGCTTAATGTTGGGCTGAAGTAGGCAGGAATTCCCAAACCAGGTACAcgcgcaatgccgtcgggggtacgcaaaatataatattttccaacagggctaAACATTTGGGTGAT from Oncorhynchus keta strain PuntledgeMale-10-30-2019 unplaced genomic scaffold, Oket_V2 Un_contig_16234_pilon_pilon, whole genome shotgun sequence encodes:
- the LOC127919289 gene encoding dnaJ homolog subfamily B member 14-like: MEVNRDEAERCIDIASAALTNNQAEKAVRFLEKAQKLFPTDKARALLDLIAKNGFTPGHDNQSGTSDGTGPRQRRPGEEDQGEKASQTAKSYTSDQLDAVKK